Proteins co-encoded in one Corylus avellana chromosome ca9, CavTom2PMs-1.0 genomic window:
- the LOC132161947 gene encoding exocyst complex component EXO70H1-like: MPRKGMRSIWFHSRAQSFSVSRHSSPARPSSVSTPSRTLSDTMTEQSIEAAAALVTKWDPESSTYAKVTSLFYESKAEAMEFIKCVNDLQKAMHALVSGNSTSDRLVHAQNLMQIAMKRLQKEFYQILSMNRAHLDPESVSARSSRTSARSSISDYEDDEDVRTASDAIDEVEEVSSIAMADLRSIAECMISAGYAKECLSIYKIIRKSIVDEGIYRLGVEKLSSSQINKMNWETLEMKIRSWLSAVKISLKTLLHGERILCDHVFASSDSIRESCFAEISKEGAILLFGFPEAVAKSKSPKSPEKIFRVLDMYTAISENWPEIESIFALESTATVRSQALASLIRITESVRAMVSGFESTIQKDSHSKSLVRGGGVHPLTLDAMNCLSNLADYSHILEDIFAEWPPPPRSSLPESYFDTPQSDDSQAPAISLRMAWLILVLLCKLDGKAEHYKDVSLSYIFLTNNLQHVVSKVRTSNLQYLLGDEWITRHEAKARQFATNYERLAWGKVGASLPENPTAVISPAEAKEIFRKFNSSFEDACQKHRTFVVSDPKLRDEIKVSLARKLVPVYREFYETHRLTVGGERNVGSYVRFAPEDVGNHLSDLFFGTTESVSSPSSSSSSSHRRRSLFRP, translated from the coding sequence ATGCCAAGGAAGGGAATGAGGAGCATCTGGTTTCACTCCAGAGCGCAGTCGTTCTCGGTCTCTCGCCACTCCTCACCAGCAAGACCCTCCTCCGTCTCAACGCCTAGCCGCACCCTCTCGGACACCATGACCGAGCAGAGCATCGAGGCCGCAGCGGCGTTGGTCACGAAATGGGACCCGGAGAGCTCCACGTACGCCAAAGTCACGTCGCTCTTCTACGAGAGCAAAGCGGAGGCCATGGAGTTCATCAAGTGCGTGAACGACCTCCAGAAGGCCATGCACGCCTTGGTCTCAGGGAACTCCACGTCGGACAGGCTCGTCCACGCCCAGAACCTGATGCAGATCGCCATGAAGAGACTCCAGAAGGAGTTCTACCAAATCCTCTCCATGAACCGGGCCCATCTGGACCCGGAATCCGTCTCTGCCAGATCCTCACGCACCTCCGCGAGATCAAGCATTTCCGATTATGAGGACGACGAAGACGTGCGCACCGCCAGTGATGCCATCGACGAGGTCGAGGAGGTATCCTCCATTGCCATGGCGGACTTGAGATCCATAGCCGAATGCATGATCTCCGCCGGCTATGCCAAAGAGTGCTTGAGTATATACAAAATCATCAGAAAATCGATAGTTGACGAAGGCATTTACCGTCTCGGCGTGGAGAAACTGAGCTCCTCGCAGATCAACAAGATGAACTGGGAAACGCTGGAGATGAAAATCAGGAGCTGGTTGAGCGCAGTGAAAATCTCCCTGAAAACGCTCTTACACGGGGAGAGAATTCTCTGCGACCACGTCTTCGCTAGCTCTGACTCCATCAGAGAGTCTTGCTTCGCCGAGATCTCCAAAGAAGGCGCTATTCTTCTGTTCGGATTCCCCGAAGCCGTTGCCAAAAGCAAATCTCCCAAATCTCCCGAGAAAATATTCCGCGTGCTCGACATGTACACCGCCATTTCGGAGAACTGGCCGGAGATCGAGTCCATCTTCGCGCTCGAATCCACCGCCACCGTCCGATCCCAAGCCCTCGCATCGCTGATCCGGATCACCGAGTCCGTGCGCGCAATGGTATCGGGTTTCGAGTCAACGATCCAGAAGGACTCGCACTCCAAGTCGCTCGTCCGTGGCGGCGGGGTTCACCCGCTGACGCTCGACGCGATGAACTGCCTCTCGAACCTCGCCGATTACAGCCACATCCTCGAAGATATTTTCGCCGAGTGGCCTCCGCCGCCGAGATCGTCGCTTCCGGAATCATACTTCGATACTCCACAGTCCGATGACTCTCAGGCACCGGCGATTTCATTGCGCATGGCATGGCTAATCCTCGTGCTTCTGTGTAAGCTTGACGGCAAAGCCGAGCATTACAAAGACGTATCTCTCTCATACATATTCCTAACCAACAATCTTCAACACGTGGTCTCCAAGGTCCGTACCTCAAATCTGCAGTACCTTCTCGGCGACGAATGGATCACGCGGCACGAAGCGAAAGCTAGACAATTCGCGACGAATTACGAGCGGTTAGCGTGGGGCAAGGTGGGGGCGTCACTGCCGGAGAATCCAACGGCCGTGATTTCGCCGGCGGAAGCAAAGGAGATCTTCAGAAAATTCAATTCCAGCTTCGAGGACGCGTGTCAGAAGCATAGAACGTTCGTCGTATCGGACCCGAAACTCCGAGACGAAATCAAGGTGTCCCTAGCGAGAAAGCTCGTGCCGGTTTACAGGGAATTTTACGAGACGCATAGGCTAACCGTGGGAGGAGAGAGGAATGTGGGGTCATATGTCAGATTTGCCCCAGAAGATGTGGGTAATCACCTATCGGACTTGTTCTTTGGGACAACTGAGTCGGTTAGTAGCCCTTCCTCTTCGTCGTCCTCGTCTCATCGGCGGCGTTCACTGTTTAGACCATAG